CCATTCCATTCTTGCCTTTTCTTCTTTTGAATGCTTCAAGTCCGTACAGGGTAGCACGTACGGAATAGAATAACTGCGTCCAAAAAACAGGAGGCTCGCATGTCCCTGAACCTTGTTCGGGATCGATGGCTGCCGGCTGTGCTCGAATCCGGCCAGGTGGAGCGCATCGCTCCCTGGGAGATCGCACGCGCGGATGATCCCCCCGTCAACCTCGCCCCGCCGCGCCACGACTTCCGTCTCGCCTTGTTCGAATTCCTCATCGGCCTTGTGCAGACGGCCTGTCCGCCGAAAAACGGAACCAAACGCGAACAGTGGTATGACGCGCCGCCGTCCCCGGAAACGCTCCGCGAGGCAATGGAGCCGTATGCATCCTTTTTCAATCTGCTGGGCGAGCGGCCGCTGTTCCAGCAGGATCTGACCCTCGACCCCAAGGAGCACGCCAGGAGCGCCATCCCTATCGGCGCGTTGCTCATCAACTATCCCGGGGATGGCTCGCTCGATTTCTTCGTGAAACGCGATATCGGGGTCATGTGCCCCATCTGCGCGGCCATGGCCTTGCAGACCATGCAGGCCTTCGCTCCTTCGGGCGGCCGGGGCAACCGCACATCCCTGCGCGGCGGCGGGCCGCTGTCCACCATCATTCTGGGCGACGACCTCTGGCGAACCGTGTGGCCCAACGTGCTGCCGCTGAACGCGCGGGATGTGGAAGCCGCACCGATTGCGGCAGAGTTGCCCGGCAAGGTCTTTCCCTGGGCCGCGCCCACGCGCACCAGCGAAAATGGCGAGGTGTTCCGGCGCGCGGACGGTCACTTCCTCCACCACTTCTGGGGCATGCCGCGGCGTTTCCTGCTGCTGCCGGAAGAGGAGCATTGCCGTTGCGAACTCTGCGGCGACGAATCCGAAATTGCCATCCGCAAGCTCATCCAGCGTCCCAGCGGCTACAATTATGGCGAGGACTGGAAACATCCGCTTACGCCTTATAACCGCAAAAAGACTGACCAGCACCCGTTCCCGATCCACGGCAAACCGTACGCCACGGCCTACACCAACTGGTTGCCCCTTGTGTACGGCGATTCCAGCGGTCTTGCCGAGCCTGCACGATGCGTCCAGGCGGCGCGCGAGGATGACCCTGACATCGCCAATGAATATCGCCTGCTCGCCGGCGGGTACGACATGGACAACATGAAGGCCCGCGGCTGGTGCGAGGGTTCATTCCCCATCCTGCCGCTGGGCGGCGATGCCGTGCAGACATTCCGCACCGAGGTGGAAGCACTGGTGAAAGCGGCGAGCATGGTGCGCGACAACCTGACCAGGGCGATTCGCTCGGCTGTGGTGCACACCAGCAATCCGGCGCGGTCCAAGGCGTTCAGCTCGTCCTTCTTTGCCGATCTTTCGGCAAGTTTCTGGGCCGATACACGCGCCGCCTTCTTCCTCGCAGCAGAGGATCTCGCAAAGGTTGTACAGACCGAAGCTTCGGACGCAGAGGTCAAGCAGACCTGGGCCAGAGCGTTGTGGCAAGAGGCGGACGAGCTTTTCATGCGCGTCGCCGGGCCGGAGCTGACCCACCCGGACCACGCCCGCCGCGCCAGCAGGGCGTTCAATGAAATGCGCAAGCTGAATCAGGGCGTCTACAAGAAGTATCTGGGCGGCGCCATCACCACAAAGGAGGCGGCATGAGCAACTTCGGACAATACCAGAACGATACCGACTTCTGGGA
This genomic interval from Oceanidesulfovibrio indonesiensis contains the following:
- the casA gene encoding type I-E CRISPR-associated protein Cse1/CasA; translated protein: MSLNLVRDRWLPAVLESGQVERIAPWEIARADDPPVNLAPPRHDFRLALFEFLIGLVQTACPPKNGTKREQWYDAPPSPETLREAMEPYASFFNLLGERPLFQQDLTLDPKEHARSAIPIGALLINYPGDGSLDFFVKRDIGVMCPICAAMALQTMQAFAPSGGRGNRTSLRGGGPLSTIILGDDLWRTVWPNVLPLNARDVEAAPIAAELPGKVFPWAAPTRTSENGEVFRRADGHFLHHFWGMPRRFLLLPEEEHCRCELCGDESEIAIRKLIQRPSGYNYGEDWKHPLTPYNRKKTDQHPFPIHGKPYATAYTNWLPLVYGDSSGLAEPARCVQAAREDDPDIANEYRLLAGGYDMDNMKARGWCEGSFPILPLGGDAVQTFRTEVEALVKAASMVRDNLTRAIRSAVVHTSNPARSKAFSSSFFADLSASFWADTRAAFFLAAEDLAKVVQTEASDAEVKQTWARALWQEADELFMRVAGPELTHPDHARRASRAFNEMRKLNQGVYKKYLGGAITTKEAA